One Hordeum vulgare subsp. vulgare chromosome 4H, MorexV3_pseudomolecules_assembly, whole genome shotgun sequence DNA window includes the following coding sequences:
- the LOC123446597 gene encoding dnaJ protein ERDJ3A, giving the protein MGIPIRSLLVASLVLSSIALHVAAKTLDPYKVLGVDKNASQRDIKKAFHKLSLKYHPDKNKEKGAQQKFEEINNAHEILSDEEKRKNYDLYGDEKGNPGMGAGNFGSHDFTGGGPRTTYFSSGDGWQTMGGQGNSKTFSFSFGGNPGADGGNPFGFNLGDVFSNMFAGGSMGGGQHGGFAGSARPSARTSGQQKSPVTIQEVTMQTFNKEIADQGITWLLLFYTQQAKGQFVLESVLEDVARSLDGAVRAGKVNCDNEKTICKKSDVSVGKSARLFIYSYSTTEKGSLHEYSGDSDAKSLKTFCQEHLPRFSRRVDITQFNFPSNALPNLPEVLLLSTKKDTPAMWRAVSGMFRNRLVFYDAEVQDVSLPLLKRLGVKNVPALIGRTVNDEVQLLKDGISVKDLKSGIKELKTLLESFEKKNKKLASEQAKKPAKASEPKENKIPLLTASNFEETCGEKAPVCIIGVFKSNKAKEKLERILSEISQKTLIRGQSYSSGNAITYALLDGNKQSAFLSAFDKSGYKSSDKLLLAYKPRRGRFAVYKGEVSMEEAERFVASVLNGDVQFSATGQKPVLR; this is encoded by the exons ATGGGGATCCCAATCCGATCTCTCCTCGTCGCCTCTCTCGTCCTCAGTTCGATCGCCCTGCATGTCGCGGCCAAAACCTTGGATCCCTACAAG GTTCTTGGGGTTGACAAGAATGCCAGCCAAAGGGATATTAAGAAAGCTTTTCACAA GCTTTCGCTAAAATACCATCCTGACAAGAATAAAGAGAAGGGTGCACAACAGAAATTTGAAGAGATAAATAATG CACATGAGATTTTGTCCGATGAAGAGAAGaggaaaaactatgatctctatggTGATGAGAAGGGTAACCCAGGTATGGGTGCTGGAAATTTTGGGAGCCATGACTTCACTGGTGGTGGCCCCAGGACTACCTATTTCTCATCCGGTGATGGATGGCAGACAATGGGTGGTCAGGGAAATTCGAAAACATTTTCCTTCTCATTTGGTGGCAACCCTGGAGCTGACGGTGGCAATCCATTTGGCTTTAATCTTGGTGATGTTTTTTCCAACATGTTTGCTGGTGGATCAATGGGAGGTGGCCAGCATGGTGGATTTGCTGGTTCTGCCAGACCCAGTGCAAGAACTTCTGGTCAGCAGAAAAGCCCTGTCACCATTCAGGAGGTAACGATGCAAACATTCAACAAAGAAATAGCTGACCAAGGAATAACTTGGCTCCTGTTATTCTATACACAACAAGCAAAAGGTCAATTTGTGCTTGAAAGTGTTCTGGAGGATGTGGCTCGTTCATTGGATGGTGCAGTGAGG GCTGGCAAGGTAAATTGTGATAACGAAAAAACCATTTGCAAGAAATCCGATGTCTCAGTTGGAAAATCGGCTCGTCTCTTCATTTATTCGTACAGCACTACGGAAAAAGGGTCTTTGCATGAGTATTCTGGAGACAGCGATGCTAAGAGTCTGAAAACATTCTGTCAAGAACACCTGCCGAGATTCTCCAGACGGGTTGATATTACccagtttaatttcccttcgaatGCCTTACCAAACCTTCCTGAAGTGCTCTTGTTGTCAACAAAGAAGGACACACCAGCGATGTGGCGTGCAGTCAGTGGGATGTTTCGCAACCGTTTGGTTTTCTATGATGCAGAG gTTCAGGATGTTTCTCTTCCACTGCTCAAACGCCTTGGCGTGAAGAATGTCCCAGCGCTTATTGGTCGAACCGTTAACGATGAGGTGCAACTTCTGAAGGATGGTATTTCAGTGAAAGATCTCAAATCTGGTATCAAAGAATTGAAGACTCTGCTCGAAAGTtttgagaagaagaataagaagctaGCATCGGAACAAGCTAAGAAACCTGCCAAGGCGAGTGAACCGAAGGAAAACAAAATCCCTCTCCTCACAGCCTCCAATTTTGAGGAAACCTGTGGAGAGAAGGCTCCAGTATGCATCATCGGTGTTTTCAAGTCCAACAAAGCCAAGGAAAAGCTGGAGAGAATCCTGTCCGAG ATATCTCAGAAGACTCTGATCAGGGGACAGAGCTACAGCTCTGGAAACGCAATCACCTACGCCTTGTTGGACGGGAACAAACAATCTGCGTTCCTGTCCGCGTTCGACAAGTCCGGATACAAGTCGTCCGATAAGCTCCTGCTCGCATACAAGCCTCGCCGAGGGAGGTTCGCCGTGTATAAGGGTGAGGTTTCGATGGAAGAAGCTGAAAGGTTTGTGGCTTCTGTTCTGAATGGAGACGT